The region TGCTGACGACGGGAGCCGACTTCACCCGATCGAGTGGTGCGGACTACAGTCTGGTCATGACCGACTACGTCAGGGACGCCCTCGCCGTACAGGAGGCGACGGATCGGCTACTGACCGCCGTCGCCGCTCTCGACGACGCGTCCCTCGCGAGCCCCTCGGAACTCCCCGGCTGGACCCGCGGCCATGTCCTGGCCCACCTGGCCCGCAACGCGGACGGCCTGGTGAACCTGCTCACCTGGGCCCGGACCGGCCAGGAGACCCCGATGTACGCCGACGCCCAGACGCGCGACGCCGAGATCCGGCGCGACGCCGCCCGGCCGCTTGCCGTCCACCTGGACGACCTGCGCACCAGCGCCACCCGCTTCGACACGGCGGCCACCGCACTGCCCCCGGAGCGCCTGCCGTACGAGGTGACCCTGCGCGGCGGAGTCCGGGAGCGGGCGGCCGGGCTGCCACTGCGCCGCCTCGGCGAGGTCGAGCTGCACCATGTCGATCTCGGTATCGGCTACACCGTGACGGATCTGCCCGCCACCTTTGTCGAGAGCCAGCTCACCCTGCTCATCCGTACAAGGTTCGCCGGGCGCCCGGATATTCCCCCGCTGCGGCTGGCCACCGGGCCCGGTGAAGAGGATGTCCGGCACACCGGCCGCCCCGCCGCCCCCGGGGAGTCCCCGGTCACCGTCACCGGCTCCCCCGCCGCCCTGCTGGGCTGGCTCACCGGCCGTACGGACGGCTCCGGCCTCTCCTGCCCCGACGGCCCCTTGCCCGTCCTCCCCGCACTAGGCTGAGGCCATGACCTACAGCGGAGTAGTGACGGTCGGTGGACCGGCGGACGTGCACGAACTGCCCGATCTGATGATCTCGAAGGTCGCGGTCGGCCCCATGAACAACAACGCGTATCTGCTGCGCTGCCGGGCCACCGACGAGCAGCTCCTGATCGACGCCGCCGCCGAGCCGCACACCCTGCTCTCCCTGATCGGCGAGAGCGGCATCGCCTCCGTCGTCACCACCCACCGCCACCAGGACCACTGGAGCGCGCTGCGCGAGGTGGTGGACGCCACCGGCGCCCGCACCTACGCGGGCCAGTACGACGCCGAGGGCATCCCGGTGCCCACCGATGTGCCGGTCGCGGACGGCGACACGGTGCGGGTCGGCCGGGTCGAGCTGACCGCGCGCCATCTGGTCGGCCACACGCCCGGCAGCATCGCCCTGGTCTACAACGACCCGCACGGCCATCCGCACGTGTTCACCGGCGACTGCCTGTTCCCGGGCGGCGTCGGCAACACCTGGAAGGACTCCAAGGCGTTCGAGAGCCTGATCAACGACGTCGAGACCAAGCTCTTCGACCGGCTTCCGGACGAGACCTGGGTATACCCCGGCCACGGCGACGACACCACGCTCGGCGCCGAGCGCCCGCACCTCGAGGAGTGGCGCGAGCGCGGCTGGTAGGGCGCCGGTGGCGCGCGCGGCTCGCAGCGGCGCGCTCACGGCCCCAGAGCGCCGCGCGCCTCCGTACGCCCCGTGACCCCTGGCGGCCCATGCCGGTTGTCGCGTCATGCACCATGACCGCTCTCCGTCCATGGCCCGCCTCGCCGCCGCGTCCCTGGCCGGCACCGCGATCGAGTTCTACGACTTCTTCGTCTACGGCACGGCCGCCGCGCTCGTCCTCGGCCCGCTGTTCTTCCCCACCTTCTCGCCGCTGGCCGGCACCCTCGCCGCCTTCGGCACCTTCGCCGTCGGCTTCGTCTCCCGGCCGCTGGGCTCGATGCTCTTCGGGCCCATCGGCGACCGCCACGGGCGCCGGCCGGTGCTCATCGCCTCCCTGCTGCTCACCGGCGTCGCGACCGTCGCCGTGGGCTTCGTCCCGACCTACGACTCGGTCGGCATCGCCGCCCCCGTCCTGCTGCTCGTGCTGCGCTTTCTGCAGGGGCTGGGGCTCGGCGGCGAATGGGGCGGCGCGGTGCTGCTGACCGCCGAGCACGCGCCCGCGGAGCGGCGCGGGCTGTGGTCGGGCTTTCCACAGGTCGGCCCGGCCATCGGCTTTCTGCTGGCCAACGGCACGATGCTGACGCTGTCGGCCACGCTGAGCGATGCCGAGTTCCGGTCCTGGGGATGGCGGGTGCCGTTCTGGGGCGCGGGGCTGCTGGCGGGCGCCGGGCTGCTGCTGCGGGCCCAGCTCACCGAGTCCCCGCGGTTCCAGGAGCTGACCGAGCAGGGTGACCGGGCCGCCGCGCCGCTGGCCGAGGTGGTGCGCGGCCACTGGCGGCTGGTCCTGCTGACCGCGGGCGGGCTCGCGGTGGGCTATGCCGTCTTCTACGCGGTCACGACCTGGTCCCTGGCGTACGGCACGGAGCGGCTCGGTGTCGCGCGCACCACGCTGCTGGGCTGCATCATGGCGGCCGTGGCGGTCATGGGCGCCCTGACGCCGCTGGCGGCCCATCTCGGCGACCGCTTCGGGCGGCGGCCGCTGTGCCTGGTGGGCTGCGTGGCCACCGTGGCGTGGATGTTTCCGCTGGTCGCGCTGTTGCGCACCGGTGAGCCGCCGCTGATGTTCCTCGGCATCCTGGGCGCGCTGCTCGCCTTCATCAGCATGTTCGCGGTGACCTCGGCCTATCTGCCCGAGCTGTTCGAGGCGCGGGTGCGCTGCACGGGAGCGGGACTCGGCTACAACCTCGCGGGCGTCCTGGGCGGGGCGCTCACGCCGATCGTCGCGACGGCGATGTCCCACGGGGACGGGCCGCCCTGGGGCGTCGCCGTGTATCTGACCGCCGCCGCGCTGCTGAGCCTGGGCTGCTTCGTCCTGCTGCCGGAGACACGGCCGACGGCCGACCGCCCGGATGGTGGACGATCGGCCGTACGGCCTCTGGAGGCCGGGGAGGCGGCTGTGTGAGCCGTCTCCCGGATCCGGGACGCGGACAGTCGCCGCACGCCTTCTGACGCCGTCGGGCGTGTCAGGGCGGTGACGCCGCGGAAGACACCGTCAGACGTCGACGCTGTCCTTGTCCCGGGCCCGGCCCTCCCCGCTCCCCGCCTCCGCCAGGGCCTGTTTCTTCGAGGCGTAGAGACTGGTGACCGTCGTGACGGCGAGCACCGCGCAGATGACGCCGAGCGAGACGGGGATGCTGATCTCCGGGACATGCACCCCGGCTTCGTGCAGCGCGTGCAGCACCAGCTTGACGCCGATGAAGCCGAGGATGATCGACAGCCCGTACGAGAGGTGGACCAGCTTCTTGAGCAGGCCACCGATGAGGAAGTAGAGCTGGCGCAGGCCCATCAGCGCGAAGGCGTTGGCGGTGAAGACGATGTACGGGTCCTGGGTGAGGCCGAAGATCGCGGGTATCGAGTCCAGCGCGAACAGGACGTCCGTGGTGCCGATCGCCAGCATGACGATCAGCATCGGGGTCATCAGCCGTTTGCCGTTCTCCATGATGAACAGCTTGGTGCCGTGGTACTGGTCGGTGGACGGGAACCGCTTCTCGACCGCCTTGAGCAGCCGGTTCTCCTCGAACTCCTCTGTCTCCTCATCGGCCCGCGCCTCCTGGACGAGCTTCCAGGCAGTCCAGATGAGGAAGGCGCCGAAGATGAAGAAGACCCACGAGAAGGTCGAGATGATCGCGGCGCCGGCGGCGATGAAGACCGCGCGCAGCACAAGGGCGATGAGCACGCCCACCATGAGCACGCGCTGCTGGTAGATCGTCGGCACGGAGAACTTCGCCATGATCAGGACGAAGACGAAGAGGTTGTCGACGCTCAGCGACTTCTCGGTGATGAAGCCCGCGAAGAACTCACCGGAGGGCCGGCCGCCGGCGAAGACCAGCAGCCCGAGCCCGAAGAGCGCGGCGAGAGCGACCCAGACGGCCGTCCAGATCCCGGCCTCCTTGATGGAGACCTCATGCGGTTTTCGGCCGCCTATGAAGAAGTCGGCGGCGATGAGGGCGCAGAGGCCGACGATCGTCAGCCCCCACATGGTCACGGAAACGTCCACAGTTCCTCCGGCATTCGTACGGCAATCTCAGCGTCGTCGCTGCCGGAGGTCTCTTCCGCCCATGGACCGCGCCACGGACCGGCGCCCCGGGATTCCGTCCGGCCTCCTGGGGCCGGACGGAAATCCGTGGTGACGGGAACACCGCTACAGGAGTACTCCCCTCCGCGTATACGAGGGTACAGGAATTCCCATGGAAGAGTAAAGAGATGGACAAAAGCCCAGGTCAGTTGCCGTATGACGGGCGGGCCCTGGCAGCCTTCAGAGCCTTCGCGGCCCGGCTCGCCTCCCCCAGCACCTGGTCCAGCACCCGGCTGCCCCGCGGCACCATCGACGGCTCGTACGTCCACGCATGGCCCACCCAGGGGTCGGCGAGGTGGTCGTCGGCGACCGGAGTGAGCCGCAGCAGCGACCGCCACAGCGGGTCCAGCACCGGACCGTAGGCCCGCGCGTCCTCACGGTCGGCGACCATCATCAGATGCACGCCCACGGCGGGCCCCTCGTCCGCCAGATAGCGCAGTTGGGTGACGGCCCGGTCGTCGAAGCCGTGCGGGAAGTCGTGGACGATCAGCAACTGCTCTGCGGTGTCCAGATCGGGCGGCAGCGCGTCCGTGGCACCGCTGCGGACCGCCATCTGCACCAGGTCGACGCGCCGGGTCAGGGCGGCCAGCACCGAGGAGACCCCCTGGGCTCCGGCGGCCGGCGGCTCGGCCAGCGCGCCCGACCCCACCAACGGGGCGAACGAGCCCGCGGCCGAACCCGCCGGGTCGATCACATGCACCGCGATCTCCCCCGCCGGATAGACGGCCAGCAGCCGCGCGGCGATCGCGACCGCCGCGTCCGCGGCCAGCCTGCGCAGCTCACCGGAGTCGGCCGGCCCCTCGTCGAACCCGCCCGAACGTCCGGCGTCGATCCACAGGCCCCGCTCCAGCGGCAGCCGCACCAGCATGGGGATGCGCAGACCGGTGCGCTCCGGGAGGTGCAGATCGCCCACCCGCAGGG is a window of Streptomyces violaceusniger Tu 4113 DNA encoding:
- a CDS encoding maleylpyruvate isomerase family mycothiol-dependent enzyme, whose protein sequence is MTDYVRDALAVQEATDRLLTAVAALDDASLASPSELPGWTRGHVLAHLARNADGLVNLLTWARTGQETPMYADAQTRDAEIRRDAARPLAVHLDDLRTSATRFDTAATALPPERLPYEVTLRGGVRERAAGLPLRRLGEVELHHVDLGIGYTVTDLPATFVESQLTLLIRTRFAGRPDIPPLRLATGPGEEDVRHTGRPAAPGESPVTVTGSPAALLGWLTGRTDGSGLSCPDGPLPVLPALG
- a CDS encoding MBL fold metallo-hydrolase — encoded protein: MTYSGVVTVGGPADVHELPDLMISKVAVGPMNNNAYLLRCRATDEQLLIDAAAEPHTLLSLIGESGIASVVTTHRHQDHWSALREVVDATGARTYAGQYDAEGIPVPTDVPVADGDTVRVGRVELTARHLVGHTPGSIALVYNDPHGHPHVFTGDCLFPGGVGNTWKDSKAFESLINDVETKLFDRLPDETWVYPGHGDDTTLGAERPHLEEWRERGW
- a CDS encoding MFS transporter — encoded protein: MARLAAASLAGTAIEFYDFFVYGTAAALVLGPLFFPTFSPLAGTLAAFGTFAVGFVSRPLGSMLFGPIGDRHGRRPVLIASLLLTGVATVAVGFVPTYDSVGIAAPVLLLVLRFLQGLGLGGEWGGAVLLTAEHAPAERRGLWSGFPQVGPAIGFLLANGTMLTLSATLSDAEFRSWGWRVPFWGAGLLAGAGLLLRAQLTESPRFQELTEQGDRAAAPLAEVVRGHWRLVLLTAGGLAVGYAVFYAVTTWSLAYGTERLGVARTTLLGCIMAAVAVMGALTPLAAHLGDRFGRRPLCLVGCVATVAWMFPLVALLRTGEPPLMFLGILGALLAFISMFAVTSAYLPELFEARVRCTGAGLGYNLAGVLGGALTPIVATAMSHGDGPPWGVAVYLTAAALLSLGCFVLLPETRPTADRPDGGRSAVRPLEAGEAAV
- a CDS encoding TerC family protein, with the translated sequence MDVSVTMWGLTIVGLCALIAADFFIGGRKPHEVSIKEAGIWTAVWVALAALFGLGLLVFAGGRPSGEFFAGFITEKSLSVDNLFVFVLIMAKFSVPTIYQQRVLMVGVLIALVLRAVFIAAGAAIISTFSWVFFIFGAFLIWTAWKLVQEARADEETEEFEENRLLKAVEKRFPSTDQYHGTKLFIMENGKRLMTPMLIVMLAIGTTDVLFALDSIPAIFGLTQDPYIVFTANAFALMGLRQLYFLIGGLLKKLVHLSYGLSIILGFIGVKLVLHALHEAGVHVPEISIPVSLGVICAVLAVTTVTSLYASKKQALAEAGSGEGRARDKDSVDV